Proteins encoded in a region of the Zea mays cultivar B73 chromosome 2, Zm-B73-REFERENCE-NAM-5.0, whole genome shotgun sequence genome:
- the LOC103648297 gene encoding uncharacterized protein has product MEPVVLNRERAAADRLKRMPIFRLFDDYRDEDFYYGLPRKYSIVARVEVKFPIEPRFRDRQHFVLSDINGAKIEAITYMYETVKHFDNLLHEKHVYKMHNVKFSLHPGEFNFRHLNGPMELCLDQQTIVEPYTVPIQMAPFPKQILLNLADIAELPNRTLVDIMAVVVHLDTIHRTMWGPFRKIVIMDARGYLHIIKVWGDLLNKNALRWALAKEDYGIIIGTMFRRFRRQECLESSDHTAIHFNPFHHNTHHFRPIQKALVALNNRQFAVTFLEEERRR; this is encoded by the exons ATGGAACCGGTCGTATTGAACCGTGAAAGAGCCGCAGCTGACCGCCTAAAACGGATGCCTAT CTTCAGATTGTTCGACGACTACCGTGATGAAGATTTTTATTATGGGCTTCCGCGGAAATACAGTATTGTCGCTCGGGTCGAAGTTAAATTCCCGATTGAACCACGTTTTCGTGATAGACAACATTTCGTTTTGTCTGACATCAAT GGAGCCAAGATCGAGGCCATAACATATATGTATGAGACAGTCAAACATTTCGACAATTTGCTCCATGAAAAGCATGTTTACAAGATGCATAATGTGAAGTTCAGTCTTCATCCGGGTGAATTTAATTTTCGTCATCTAAATGGTCCCATGGAATTGTGTCTTGACCAACAAACTATCGTGGAGCCATACACTGTTCCAATTCAGATGGCGCCATTCCCAAAACAAATACTATTGAACCTTGCTGATATTGCCGAGTTGCCAAACAGGACTTTAGTCG ACATTATGGCTGTTGTAGTCCACTTGGATACAATACATCGCACAATGTGGGGCCCTTTCAGAAAGATTGTGATAATGGATGCTAG GGGATATTTACATATCATTAAAGTTTGGGGTGACCTACTAAACAAAAATGCACTCCGCTGGGCGTTGGCTAAGGAGGATTATGGCATAATAATTGGGACTATGTTTAGACGGTTCAGAAGACAAG AGTGCCTCGAGTCTTCGGATCATACCGCAATACACTTCAATCCGTTCCATCACAACACCCATCATTTTCGAC CAATCCAAAAAGCTTTGGTGGCGCTGAACAACCGTCAGTTTGCTGTTACATTTCTTGAAGAAGAAAGGCGTAGATAG